The following proteins come from a genomic window of Candidatus Thermoplasmatota archaeon:
- a CDS encoding PDZ domain-containing protein, whose translation MITYALAMPRPADHRFEVTMRVDGVAGEVDLVMPSWAPGSYLLREFARHVSGFEAEDARGNALAWRKVAKGTWRVESGRARTVVVRYRVYANDLSVQTSHLDATHGYVTGTSVFMHVDGRKEEPHEVRIAPPRGWRVSTGLPSVRGRPNVFRAEGYDHLADCPFEIGTHDLLRFTVEGKRHAIAVYGRGNLDKKVLVADVKAIVRETAALFGGLPYKDYLFILHLAPKGAGGLEHANSTTLLWDRFGFRPRKRYEEFLALVSHEFFHTWNVKRIRPESLGPFDYTKENHTRLLWAMEGLTSYYDPLLCVRAGVWSEERYRDYLAETIQKLRTQPGRFAESLEESSFDTWIKFYRQDENYVNAGISYYLKGELLGVVLDLEIRRRTRGRRSLDDVFRLLWERHGRTGVPILEPDGWRAVAEEATGLDLRAFFADHVAGREELPLEEALATVGWTLEAKFPEDDTKKIEKGEEAGPGASLGVILKGDAHAVVVKSVLAGAAGDRAGLAPDDEIVALDGFRLRKEDDLKKRLKERLPGDVVALTLARRDEIVPLDVELGDNPPEKHAVTPAKRETAAHRRARRAWLAPLAK comes from the coding sequence ATGATCACGTACGCGCTCGCCATGCCGCGCCCGGCCGACCACCGCTTCGAGGTCACGATGCGGGTCGACGGCGTCGCGGGCGAGGTCGACCTCGTGATGCCGTCCTGGGCTCCCGGATCCTACCTCCTGCGCGAGTTCGCGCGCCACGTCTCCGGCTTCGAGGCCGAGGACGCGCGCGGAAACGCGCTTGCGTGGCGCAAGGTCGCGAAGGGCACGTGGCGCGTCGAATCCGGCCGCGCGCGGACCGTCGTCGTCCGCTACCGCGTGTACGCGAACGACCTCTCGGTGCAGACGAGCCATCTCGACGCCACGCACGGGTACGTCACGGGCACGAGCGTCTTCATGCACGTCGACGGTCGCAAGGAGGAGCCGCACGAGGTGCGCATCGCGCCTCCGCGCGGATGGCGCGTGTCCACGGGCCTCCCCTCGGTCCGCGGCCGCCCGAACGTCTTCCGCGCGGAAGGCTACGACCACCTCGCGGACTGCCCGTTCGAGATCGGCACGCACGACCTTCTGCGGTTCACCGTGGAAGGCAAGCGCCACGCGATCGCGGTCTACGGGCGCGGGAACCTCGACAAGAAGGTCCTCGTCGCCGACGTCAAGGCGATCGTGCGCGAAACGGCCGCCCTCTTCGGGGGGCTCCCCTACAAGGACTACCTGTTCATCCTGCACCTTGCGCCGAAGGGCGCGGGCGGCCTCGAGCACGCGAACTCGACGACGCTCCTTTGGGACCGCTTCGGCTTCCGGCCGCGCAAGCGCTACGAGGAATTCCTCGCGCTCGTCTCCCACGAGTTCTTCCACACGTGGAACGTGAAGCGCATCCGACCCGAATCTCTCGGCCCCTTCGACTACACGAAGGAGAACCACACGCGCCTCCTCTGGGCGATGGAGGGCCTCACGAGCTACTACGATCCGCTTCTCTGCGTGCGCGCGGGGGTCTGGAGCGAGGAGCGCTACCGCGACTACCTCGCGGAGACGATCCAGAAGCTCCGGACGCAGCCGGGCCGCTTCGCGGAGAGCCTCGAGGAGTCGAGCTTCGACACGTGGATCAAGTTCTACCGGCAGGACGAGAACTACGTGAACGCGGGCATCTCGTACTATCTCAAGGGCGAGCTCCTCGGCGTCGTCCTCGACCTCGAGATCCGACGCCGCACGCGCGGACGCAGGTCGCTCGACGACGTCTTCCGCCTGCTCTGGGAACGCCACGGGAGGACGGGCGTCCCGATCCTCGAGCCCGATGGATGGCGCGCGGTCGCCGAGGAGGCTACGGGCCTCGACCTCCGCGCGTTCTTCGCGGACCACGTCGCGGGTCGCGAGGAGCTGCCCCTCGAGGAGGCGCTCGCGACCGTCGGATGGACGCTCGAGGCGAAATTCCCCGAGGACGACACGAAGAAGATCGAGAAGGGCGAGGAGGCCGGCCCCGGCGCCTCGCTCGGCGTCATCCTCAAGGGCGACGCGCACGCGGTGGTCGTGAAATCGGTGCTCGCCGGCGCCGCGGGCGACCGCGCGGGCCTCGCGCCGGACGACGAGATCGTGGCGCTCGACGGATTCCGCCTCCGCAAGGAGGACGACCTCAAGAAGCGCCTCAAGGAGCGCCTGCCGGGCGACGTCGTCGCGCTCACGCTTGCGCGCCGCGACGAGATCGTGCCGCTCGACGTGGAGCTCGGCGACAACCCGCCCGAGAAGCACGCCGTGACGCCCGCGAAGCGCGAAACCGCCGCGCACAGGCGCGCGCGCAGGGCGTGGCTTGCGCCCCTCGCGAAGTGA